One Drechmeria coniospora strain ARSEF 6962 chromosome 01, whole genome shotgun sequence genomic region harbors:
- a CDS encoding putative ribosomal protein L12: MPPKFDPNEVKVIHLRATGGEVGASSALAPKIGPLGLSPKKVGEDIAKATGDWKGLRVTVKLTIQNRQAAVSVVPTASSLIIKALKEPPRDRKKEKNIKHNKSVSLEEIIDIARTMRYKSFSKELKGTVKEILGTAYSVGCQVDGKPPKAIIEGIDSGDIDSKKPFAIVLTCVIDGRDHFVNVIEQSLRSNLPGLRPKFL; the protein is encoded by the exons ATGC CTCCTAAGTTCGACCCGAATGAGGTGAAGGTTAT CCACCTCCGAGCCACCGGTGGTGAGGTtggtgcgtcgtcggccctgGCCCCGAAGATCGGCCCTCTAGGTTTGTCACCGAAGAAGGTGGGCGAAGACATCGCCAAGGCTACTGGTGACTGG AAAGGGTTGCGAGTGACAGTGAAGCTCACTATTCAGAACCGCCAAGCTGCCGTGTCGGTCGTGCCTACCGCATCCTCTCTGATCATCAAGGCGTTGAAGGAGCCACCTCGCGATCgaaagaaggagaagaacaTCAAGCACAACAAGTCTGTAAGCCTGGAAGAGATCATTGACATTGCCCGCACCATGCGCTACAAGTCCTTTTCCAAGGAACTGAAGGGTACAGTCAAGGAGATCTTGGGAACTGCCTACAGCGTTGGATGCCAAGTTGATGGCAAGCCTCCCAAGGCCATCATCGAGGGTATTGACAGCGGCGATATTGACAGTAAGAAACCATTCGCCATCGTCTTGACATGTGTCATTGACGGCCGAGATCATTTTGTTAACGTAATTGAACAGTCCCTGAGGAGTAACTTGCCTGGTTTGAGGCCCAAGTTTTTATAG